From Oryza sativa Japonica Group chromosome 4, ASM3414082v1, one genomic window encodes:
- the LOC4336231 gene encoding serine/threonine-protein kinase OXI1, translated as MAAAAMAPSPPEPALPRELSLGDLRAVSMLGRGAKGVVFHVVPAAAGEEEASMALKAVSREAARHKKNGSGGEDGHRRIWFERDVLMSLRHPLLPSLRGVLATDAVVGFAIDRCGGGDLNSLRRRQTEKMFSDSVIRFYAAELVLALDYLHSLGIVYRDLKPENVLIQDSGHIMLVDFDLSTRLPTPPPPPEEQDATIADSMPEPPPSSPSPNRAKGKRQPGAASCFPFCSVGATKPAASADSPSPTSTSRTASASSSSSSSTATTASSSTAAGVRSPAKSNSFVGTEDYVAPEIIAGSGHDFSVDWWGLGVVLYEMLYGRTPFRGLNRKETFYRVLSKQPELVGEKTPLRDLIARLLEKDPEKRIGARGIKAHPFFNGVDWDRILRVARPPFIPPPPEDEDEAGEVLDVEKVVNEVFAANDGGAAAGVVEKPSPEAGGTLAVGDGEQRRDPSKEGDFSVFF; from the exons atggcggcggcggcgatggcgccctCGCCTCCGGAGCCGGCGTTGCCGCGGGAGCTCAGCCTGGGGGACCTCAGGGCGGTGTCCATGCTCGGCCGGGGCGCCAAGGGCGTCGTGTTCCACGTCgtgcccgcggcggcgggggaggaggaggcctcCATGGCGCTCAAGGCGGTctcgcgggaggcggcgcggcacaAGAAgaacgggagcggcggcgaggacgggcaCCGGCGGATCTGGTTCGAGCGGGACGTGCTCATGTCGCTGCGACACCCGCTGCTCCCCTCCCTCCGCGGCGTCCtcgccaccgacgccgtcgtcgGGTTCGCCATCgaccgctgcggcggcggagacctCAACTCGCTCCGGCGCCGCCAGACCGAGAAGATGTTCTCCGACTCCGTCATCCG CTTCTACGCCGCGGAGTTGGTGCTGGCGCTCGACTATCTGCACAGCCTCGGCATCGTGTACCGCGACCTCAAGCCGGAGAACGTCCTGATACAGGACAGCGGCCACATCATGCTCGTCGACTTCGACCTCTCCACGAGgctcccgacgccgccgccgccaccggaggaGCAGGACGCAACGATTGCTGATTCCATGCCGGAGCCTCCGCCCAGTTCACCGTCCCCGAACCGCGCGAAGGGCAAGAGGCAACCGGGGGCGGCCTCGTGCTTCCCGTTCTGTTCGGTCGGCGCCACGAAGCCGGCCGCGTCGGCGGACTCGCCGTCGCCAACGTCCACCTCGCGCACGGCCtcggcgtcgtcctcgtcctcatcCTCGACGGCCACCACCGCGtcgtcctccaccgccgctggcGTGCGGTCGCCAGCGAAGTCGAACTCGTTCGTGGGCACGGAGGACTACGTGGCGCCGGAGATCATCGCCGGCAGCGGGCACGACTTCTCCGTGGACTGGTGGGGCCTGGGCGTGGTGCTCTACGAGATGCTCTACGGCCGCACGCCGTTCCGGGGGCTGAACAGGAAGGAGACGTTCTACCGCGTCCTCTCCAAGCagccggagctcgtcggcgagaAGACGCCGCTGCGCGACCTCATCGCCCGCCTCCTGGAGAAGGACCCCGAGAAGCGCATCGGCGCGCGCGGGATCAAGGCGCACCCGTTCTTCAACGGCGTCGACTGGGACCGCATCCTCCGCGTGGCGCGCCCGCCGTTCATCCCGCCCCCGccggaggacgaggacgaggccggcgaggtGCTCGACGTCGAGAAGGTCGTCAACGAGGTGTTCGCGGCCAATGACGGCGGGGCCGCAGCGGGTGTGGTGGAGAAGCCTTCGCCGGAGGCAGGTGGAACTCTGGCCGTCGGCGATGGCGAGCAGAGGAGAGATCCGTCCAAAGAAGGCGATTTCTCCGTATTTTTCTGA